The proteins below come from a single Juglans regia cultivar Chandler chromosome 12, Walnut 2.0, whole genome shotgun sequence genomic window:
- the LOC108983079 gene encoding protein BTR1-like isoform X1 gives MESTESSYVSSPEAPRKRSPPPPKSPTSDSMEKPTYIRFLVSNAAAGSVIGKGGSTITDFQSQSGARIQLSRNQEFFPGTTDRIIMISGTINDVLKAVELILAKFLSEIHAEGGDDVDPRTKVRLIVPNSSCGGIIGKGGSTIKSFIEDSQAGIKISPLDNNYYGLNDRLVTLTGNLDEQMRAIDLIISKLAEDPHYSQSMNTPFSYPGVSFSGFHGTPHTYVLPSVATAPQNTMSYGPNGAGGKFQSNKEDRSNSVTIGVADDHIGLVVGRGGRNVMEISQVTGARIKISDRGDFVTGTTNRKVTITGSHRAISAAESMIMQKVAYASERVID, from the exons ATGGAGTCGACAGAGTCTTCTTACGTTTCCTCTCCGGAGGCACCGCGGAAGCGATCTCCGCCGCCTCCCAAATCGCCAACCTCAG ATTCTATGGAGAAACCTACATACATCAGGTTTCTTGTGTCAAATGCTGCAGCTGGTTCTGTTATTGGAAAGGGTGGCTCAACAATAACAGATTTTCAGTCACAATCTGGAGCGCGTATTCAGTTGTCACGAAACCAGGAATTTTTCCCAGGGACAACTGATAGGATTATTATGATATCTGGAACCATTAATGACGTACTCAAGGCTGTAGAACTCATTCTTGCCAAATTTCTGAGTGAG ATTCATGCTGAAGGAGGTGATGATGTTGATCCAAGAACAAAAGTGAGGCTTATTGTTCCAAACAGCTCATGCGGTGGCATAATTGGGAAGGGGGGTTCCACCATTAA GTCATTTATCGAAGACTCACAAGCTGGCATTAAGATATCTCCTCTGGATAATAATTATTATGGTTTGAATGATAGACTAGTGACACTTACTGGAAATCTAGATGAACAGATGCGGGctattgatttgattatttCTAAGCTAGCTGAAGACCCTCATTACTCCCAGTCCATGAATACCCCATTTTCATATCCAG GTGTTTCCTTCTCCGGTTTTCATGGTACTCCACATACATATGTGCTTCCTTCTGTTGCAACAGCACCCCAGAATACAATGAGCTATGGACCAAATGGAGCTGGAGGGAAGTTTCAGAGCAACAAG GAGGATCGCAGCAATTCAGTGACTATTGGCGTTGCAGATGATCATATTGGGTTGGTTGTTGGTCGTGGTGGAAGAAATGTAATGGAAATCAGCCAG GTTACTGGGGCTAGAATAAAGATATCAGATAGAGGTGATTTTGTAACTGGGACGACTAATAG AAAAGTAACAATCACAGGGTCACACAGAGCAATAAGTGCAGCCGAGTCCATGATAATGCAGAAGGTGGCCTATGCTTCTGAGAGGGTGATTGACTAG
- the LOC108983079 gene encoding protein BTR1-like isoform X2: MESTESSYVSSPEAPRKRSPPPPKSPTSDSMEKPTYIRFLVSNAAAGSVIGKGGSTITDFQSQSGARIQLSRNQEFFPGTTDRIIMISGTINDVLKAVELILAKFLSEIHAEGGDDVDPRTKVRLIVPNSSCGGIIGKGGSTIKSFIEDSQAGIKISPLDNNYYGLNDRLVTLTGNLDEQMRAIDLIISKLAEDPHYSQSMNTPFSYPAPQNTMSYGPNGAGGKFQSNKEDRSNSVTIGVADDHIGLVVGRGGRNVMEISQVTGARIKISDRGDFVTGTTNRKVTITGSHRAISAAESMIMQKVAYASERVID; this comes from the exons ATGGAGTCGACAGAGTCTTCTTACGTTTCCTCTCCGGAGGCACCGCGGAAGCGATCTCCGCCGCCTCCCAAATCGCCAACCTCAG ATTCTATGGAGAAACCTACATACATCAGGTTTCTTGTGTCAAATGCTGCAGCTGGTTCTGTTATTGGAAAGGGTGGCTCAACAATAACAGATTTTCAGTCACAATCTGGAGCGCGTATTCAGTTGTCACGAAACCAGGAATTTTTCCCAGGGACAACTGATAGGATTATTATGATATCTGGAACCATTAATGACGTACTCAAGGCTGTAGAACTCATTCTTGCCAAATTTCTGAGTGAG ATTCATGCTGAAGGAGGTGATGATGTTGATCCAAGAACAAAAGTGAGGCTTATTGTTCCAAACAGCTCATGCGGTGGCATAATTGGGAAGGGGGGTTCCACCATTAA GTCATTTATCGAAGACTCACAAGCTGGCATTAAGATATCTCCTCTGGATAATAATTATTATGGTTTGAATGATAGACTAGTGACACTTACTGGAAATCTAGATGAACAGATGCGGGctattgatttgattatttCTAAGCTAGCTGAAGACCCTCATTACTCCCAGTCCATGAATACCCCATTTTCATATCCAG CACCCCAGAATACAATGAGCTATGGACCAAATGGAGCTGGAGGGAAGTTTCAGAGCAACAAG GAGGATCGCAGCAATTCAGTGACTATTGGCGTTGCAGATGATCATATTGGGTTGGTTGTTGGTCGTGGTGGAAGAAATGTAATGGAAATCAGCCAG GTTACTGGGGCTAGAATAAAGATATCAGATAGAGGTGATTTTGTAACTGGGACGACTAATAG AAAAGTAACAATCACAGGGTCACACAGAGCAATAAGTGCAGCCGAGTCCATGATAATGCAGAAGGTGGCCTATGCTTCTGAGAGGGTGATTGACTAG